One Williamsia phyllosphaerae DNA segment encodes these proteins:
- a CDS encoding gamma carbonic anhydrase family protein, with the protein MAVYALDDRVPELGEGAYVHPDATVIGAVTLAAGVSVWPGAVLRGDYGTITIGAMTNIQDGTVIHCTPIHPTTIGANCVVGHNAHVEGSTIGDNCLIASGSVVLNGSTIGDGAVVGAGAVVPFDFAVPARAMALGVPAKIRPGHEVAEGHVDLNVEMYFQNAQYYRDHLRRID; encoded by the coding sequence ATGGCTGTGTATGCGTTGGACGATCGCGTTCCCGAACTCGGTGAGGGGGCCTACGTGCACCCCGACGCCACGGTGATCGGGGCGGTGACCCTCGCCGCGGGCGTCTCGGTGTGGCCGGGCGCGGTGCTCCGCGGCGACTACGGGACCATCACCATCGGTGCGATGACGAACATCCAGGACGGCACCGTCATCCACTGCACCCCGATCCACCCCACGACGATCGGCGCGAACTGCGTGGTCGGCCACAACGCGCACGTCGAGGGGTCGACGATCGGCGACAACTGCCTGATCGCGTCGGGGTCTGTGGTGCTCAACGGGTCCACGATCGGCGACGGCGCGGTCGTCGGCGCGGGTGCGGTGGTGCCGTTCGATTTCGCCGTTCCCGCCCGCGCGATGGCTCTGGGCGTGCCCGCCAAGATCCGTCCCGGCCACGAGGTGGCCGAGGGCCACGTCGACCTCAACGTCGAGATGTACTTCCAGAACGCCCAGTACTACCGCGACCACCTGAGGCGGATCGACTGA
- a CDS encoding uracil-DNA glycosylase has protein sequence MAADGPRPLTDLIDPGWAQALEPVADTIASMGAFLREEIAAGRRYLPAGENVLRAFTTPMDRVRVLIVGQDPYPTPGHAVGLSFSVAPDVRPVPRSLGNIFTEYVEDLGLPRPTSGDLSPWSEGGVLLLNRVLTVAPGAPASHRGKGWEQVTECAIKALVARDAPLVAILWGKDAGSLQQWMPGVPTITSAHPSPMSASRGFFGSKPFSRANAALGELGADPIDWTLP, from the coding sequence ATGGCCGCCGACGGACCACGTCCCCTGACCGACCTCATCGACCCCGGCTGGGCGCAGGCGCTCGAGCCGGTGGCCGACACGATCGCCTCCATGGGCGCTTTCCTCCGGGAGGAGATCGCCGCCGGTCGGCGTTACCTCCCCGCCGGGGAGAACGTGCTGCGCGCCTTCACCACCCCGATGGATCGGGTGCGGGTCCTCATCGTCGGACAGGACCCCTACCCGACGCCGGGTCACGCCGTCGGGTTGAGCTTCTCCGTCGCGCCCGACGTGCGGCCGGTCCCGCGTTCGCTGGGCAACATCTTCACCGAGTACGTCGAGGACCTCGGGCTGCCCCGCCCGACCAGCGGTGACCTGTCCCCGTGGAGCGAGGGCGGTGTGTTGCTGCTCAATCGCGTCCTCACCGTGGCGCCGGGCGCGCCCGCGTCGCATCGCGGGAAGGGTTGGGAGCAGGTCACCGAGTGCGCGATCAAGGCGCTGGTGGCCCGGGACGCCCCATTGGTCGCGATCCTGTGGGGCAAGGACGCCGGGTCGCTGCAGCAGTGGATGCCCGGGGTGCCGACCATCACATCGGCCCACCCGTCGCCGATGTCGGCGAGCCGGGGCTTCTTCGGGTCGAAGCCGTTCAGCCGCGCGAACGCCGCGCTGGGGGAACTCGGGGCCGACCCGATCGACTGGACCCTGCCCTGA
- a CDS encoding enoyl-CoA hydratase/isomerase family protein, with the protein MTSLADLNTVDIVGGVLSIRISTERGGNSLAPDALVEGTEVLRAVAAGELSVGAVLLLGPGANFCAGGDVRAFASAPDRPAFVADLAARFHAFIGALADADVPVVAAVRGWAAGAGMSIVCHADVAIGGPGTSLRAAYSAIGFSPDGGMTWALPRLVGAARARHIILTNKVVTAAEALEIGLLAQLVESDDDVVGAATAAATAIAAGPRQSLRATRRLLMASDGATLTDQMAAEAASISRLAGLPVGIEGVDAFVAKRPADFTASNET; encoded by the coding sequence ATGACCTCACTGGCAGACCTGAACACCGTCGACATCGTCGGCGGTGTTCTTTCTATCCGCATCTCCACCGAACGTGGTGGCAACTCGCTCGCTCCCGACGCGCTGGTCGAGGGCACCGAGGTGCTGCGTGCGGTGGCGGCGGGTGAGCTCTCGGTGGGCGCGGTCCTGCTGCTCGGACCGGGCGCGAACTTCTGCGCCGGTGGCGATGTCCGTGCGTTCGCCTCCGCACCCGATCGGCCTGCGTTCGTCGCGGACCTCGCCGCCCGGTTCCACGCCTTCATCGGTGCTCTCGCCGACGCCGATGTACCCGTCGTCGCGGCGGTACGCGGGTGGGCCGCGGGAGCGGGGATGAGCATCGTCTGCCACGCCGACGTCGCCATCGGCGGTCCGGGCACGTCGCTGCGGGCCGCGTACTCGGCCATCGGGTTCTCCCCCGACGGCGGGATGACGTGGGCACTACCCCGACTCGTCGGCGCGGCCAGGGCCCGCCACATCATCCTCACCAACAAGGTCGTCACGGCAGCCGAGGCGCTCGAGATCGGACTGCTGGCGCAGCTCGTCGAGTCCGACGACGACGTCGTCGGAGCGGCCACCGCCGCGGCCACGGCGATCGCGGCCGGTCCACGACAGTCACTGCGTGCCACCCGACGACTGCTGATGGCGAGCGACGGGGCGACGCTGACCGACCAGATGGCGGCCGAGGCGGCGTCGATCTCACGACTGGCCGGACTTCCCGTCGGCATCGAGGGTGTCGACGCGTTCGTCGCCAAACGGCCTGCCGATTTCACCGCGAGCAACGAGACCTGA
- the rpmB gene encoding 50S ribosomal protein L28: protein MAAVCDVCAKGPGFGKSVSHSHRRTNRRWNPNIQTVRAQVAPGNRKRINVCTSCLKAGKVVRG from the coding sequence ATGGCTGCCGTCTGTGACGTTTGCGCCAAGGGACCCGGCTTCGGTAAGTCGGTCTCGCACTCGCACCGACGCACCAACCGCCGGTGGAATCCCAACATCCAGACCGTTCGCGCCCAGGTTGCCCCCGGCAACCGCAAGCGCATCAACGTCTGCACGTCCTGCCTGAAGGCGGGCAAGGTCGTCCGCGGCTGA